One part of the Bdellovibrio bacteriovorus genome encodes these proteins:
- a CDS encoding DMT family protein — protein sequence MMNNAIAPIGLLIISNIFMTFAWYGHLKTLKSSALWLVILISWGVAFFEYVFQVPANRLGSDYYSLPQLKIMQEVITMVVFAGFSVLYMKQSLKLDFLWAGLCLVGAVYFIFRSP from the coding sequence ATGATGAATAACGCTATTGCCCCTATTGGTCTGCTGATCATTTCCAACATCTTTATGACATTTGCCTGGTACGGTCATCTGAAGACTCTGAAGTCCTCGGCACTGTGGCTGGTGATTCTGATCAGTTGGGGCGTGGCTTTCTTTGAATATGTGTTTCAGGTTCCGGCCAACCGCCTGGGCTCTGATTACTATTCCCTGCCACAGCTTAAAATCATGCAGGAAGTGATCACCATGGTGGTCTTTGCGGGCTTTTCGGTTCTCTATATGAAACAGTCCCTGAAGCTGGACTTCCTCTGGGCGGGCCTATGCCTTGTGGGGGCGGTTTATTTCATTTTTCGCAGTCCTTAA